The following coding sequences lie in one Meles meles chromosome X, mMelMel3.1 paternal haplotype, whole genome shotgun sequence genomic window:
- the TEX13D gene encoding testis-expressed protein 13D: MAVDFGDHASGFRHTEVIRFINNEVLLNGGGPDFYVAFRSRPWNEVEDRLLAVVADPQVPHAIKRACAWSALALSVRVVARQREQQMHRVHWLQEQVEERETATWALASELQRLREDREEAATQLRFTRTSLQQALMECDVLRGRLHHVERSAQVTPLAHEILPGPRAEQFGTAAWPLNAEQQRDVVAMGFPSRLYFEAQVPTPATVLYMPGLPGPWPQAIQPPVPMPVPYPLPIRAPLPVGIPFLPPLSTTVVVDAEAAVVPLQMPPVGIYSSGPNAAVGSQDEVAPPWDQKSSSQEGGPEILQNTVPVGNIRNLSQEGLERTQGMVHPGDNWSHSQKEGPEKVQEVFPSGDSWSQSQKEGPKKAHGMAPLGDSWSQSQKEGPEKAQGMVPSGDNWNQSQKEGPEKVQKMVPLGDSWSQSQKEGPEKAQEVVPSVNSWSQIQKEGPEKAQEMVPSRDTWGQSQEEGLESPQGMIPLGDSWKLSQEDLEKSQEVVTLGASQDEDPETSLEMVHLGASESHSQEESPERLQGMAPFGATSNNGQEEDPKGPQEMVPLGASGSHNQEEDLKKPQGMAPLGASRSNSQEEDPEGPQELVPLGASGSHSKEEDPERPQGMASLGDNSSQSQEEDLERPQGTSQEGPQRPQEISLGDGWSEGMRESPKKQQPQGQKAKQPKGKKALDFEHQEKSVSGCSPVNWDCPWCKAMNFSWRKACYKCKKVCVAGESRGLDPGQIH, encoded by the coding sequence ATGGCGGTTGACTTTGGGGACCACGCCAGCGGGTTCCGCCATACCGAGGTGATCAGGTTCATCAACAATGAAGTCCTCCTGAACGGTGGCGGCCCAGATTTCTACGTGGCCTTCCGCTCACGGCCCTGGAATGAAGTAGAGGACCGGCTTCTGGCCGTGGTGGCGGACCCTCAGGTGCCGCACGCCATCAAAAGGGCCTGCGCCTGGAGCGCGCTAGCCTTGAGCGTGCGTGTGGTTGCAAGGCAGCGGGAGCAGCAGATGCACCGGGTCCATTGGCTGCAGGAGCAAGTAGAGGAGCGAGAGACCGCTACCTGGGCCCTGGCTTCCGAGCTGCAGCGGCTGCGTGAGGACCGAGAGGAAGCAGCCACACAGTTGCGCTTCACACGGACCTCCCTGCAACAGGCGCTGATGGAATGTGATGTGCTTCGTGGGCGGCTGCACCACGTGGAGAGGTCAGCCCAGGTCACCCCGCTGGCCCATGAAATACTGCCTGGGCCTCGAGCTGAGCAGTTTGGGACTGCAGCCTGGCCCCTGAATGCTGAGCAGCAGAGAGATGTGGTTGCCATGGGGTTTCCTAGTAGGCTGTATTTTGAGGCTCAGGTGCCAACCCCAGCAACTGTTCTTTACATGCCAGGACTGCCAGGTCCCTGGCCTCAGGCCATACAACCCCCTGTGCCAATGCCGGTGCCATACCCCCTTCCAATCCGTGCACCACTCCCAGTGGGAATCCCTTTCTTGCCACCTCTGTCAACAACAGTAGTCGTGGATGCAGAAGCTGCAGTAGTCCCACTTCAGATGCCTCCTGTGGGGATTTATTCATCTGGTCCAAATGCTGCAGTGGGCTCCCAGGACGAGGTGGCCCCACCATGGGACCAAAAGAGTTCTAGCCAGGAGGGAGGTCCTGAGATCCTCCAGAATACAGTTCCTGTGGGGAACATCAGAAATCTTAGCCAGGAAGGTCTAGAGAGAACTCAGGGGATGGTCCACCCTGGAGATAACTGGAGCCACAGCCAGAAAGAAGGTCCAGAAAAGGTCCAAGAGGTGTTCCCCTCTGGGGATAGCTGGAGCCAGAGCCAAAAGGAAGGTCCAAAGAAGGCCCATGGGATGGCCCCCCTTGGAGATAGTTGGAGCCAGAGCCAGAAAGAAGGTCCAGAGAAGGCCCAGGGGATGGTCCCCTCTGGGGATAACTGGAACCAGAGCCAGAAAGAAGGTCCAGAGAAAGTCCAGAAGATGGTCCCCCTTGGAGACAGCTGGAGCCAGAGTCAGAAAGAAGGTCCAGAGAAGGCCCAGGAGGTGGTCCCCTCTGTGAACAGCTGGAGCCAGATCCAGAAAGAAGGTCCAGAGAAGGCCCAGGAGATGGTCCCCTCCAGGGATACCTGGGGCCAGAGTCAGGAAGAAGGTCTAGAGAGTCCCCAGGGTATGATTCCCCTTGGGGATAGTTGGAAACTCAGCCAGGAAGATCTGGAGAAATCCCAGGAGGTGGTTACCCTTGGTGCCAGCCAGGACGAAGATCCAGAGACTTCCCTGGAGATGGTACATCTGGGGGCCAGTGAGAGCCACAGCCAGGAAGAAAGTCCAGAAAGACTCCAAGGGATGGCCCCCTTTGGTGCCACCAGCAACAATGGTCAGGAAGAAGATCCAAAGGGGCCCCAGGAGATGGTACCCCTGGGGGCCAGCGGGAGCCACAACCAGGAAGAAGATCTAAAAAAACCCCAAGGGATGGCCCCCCTTGGTGCCAGTAGGAGCAACAGCCAGGAAGAAGATCCAGAGGGGCCCCAGGAGTTGGTACCCCTGGGGGCTAGTGGGAGCCACAGCAAGGAAGAAGATCCAGAAAGACCCCAAGGGATGGCCTCTCTGGGGGACAACAGTAGCCAAAGCCAGGAAGAAGATCTGGAGAGGCCCCAGGGGACTAGCCAGGAAGGTCCACAGAGGCCCCAGGAGATCTCCCTAGGGGATGGCTGGAGCGAAGGTATGAGGGAAAGCCCAAAGAAACAGCAGCCTCAGGGGCAGAAGGCCAAGCAACCCAAAGGGAAAAAAGCTTTGGATTTCGAGCACCAGGAGAAGTCTGTCTCAGGATGCAGTCCAGTGAATTGGGACTGCCCATGGTGTAAGGCCATGAATTTTTCATGGCGTAAGGCCTGCTATAAATGCAAGAAAGTCTGTGTGGCAGGTGAAAGTAGAGGCCTGGACCCAGGACAAATTCACTGA